One Thermodesulfobacteriota bacterium DNA segment encodes these proteins:
- a CDS encoding radical SAM protein: MITPQESLLGAIKYFQTRFTGRPKLVNLEITKLCNAKCDFCDYWQTRHEERIYDYRPVIKLINPLVVVITGGEPMLRKDLPDIVRQVKESSFFVFTSMVTKGDLLTVDKAKELFDAGINQIAVSLDFPGKKHDAYRGVPGLWDHLSELLPELGRRFPKQQVTLNTIIMEDNIDYIPELAAKAKEWGVGISFSSYSVMKTNNETHFVHAKELERVRNLVDELIRLRRNWKGTILSTEYYLKEIPKYFATGGIPGCTAGISHIQVTPSGHLKRCSEMPVTAHYSEYTPKLYDKTGCTACWYACRGETQTPANIKRALEYMGVWV; encoded by the coding sequence ATGATTACACCACAGGAAAGTCTCCTCGGGGCTATCAAATACTTCCAGACCCGGTTCACCGGGCGCCCGAAGCTCGTAAACCTAGAAATCACGAAGCTATGCAACGCGAAGTGCGACTTCTGCGACTACTGGCAGACGAGGCACGAGGAGCGCATATACGATTACAGGCCCGTCATCAAGCTGATAAACCCCCTCGTCGTGGTAATAACTGGCGGCGAGCCCATGCTCAGAAAAGACCTCCCCGACATAGTGAGGCAGGTGAAGGAAAGCTCGTTCTTCGTCTTCACGTCTATGGTGACTAAGGGCGACCTGCTTACTGTCGATAAGGCGAAGGAGCTCTTCGACGCGGGCATTAACCAGATAGCGGTGTCGCTCGACTTCCCGGGGAAGAAGCACGACGCGTATAGAGGCGTGCCCGGGTTGTGGGATCACCTCTCGGAGCTCCTCCCCGAGCTGGGAAGGAGGTTCCCGAAGCAGCAGGTGACCCTCAACACGATAATCATGGAAGACAACATCGACTACATCCCCGAGCTCGCGGCTAAGGCAAAGGAATGGGGCGTAGGCATCTCGTTCAGCTCGTATTCAGTGATGAAGACGAACAACGAAACCCACTTCGTACACGCGAAGGAGCTCGAAAGGGTCAGGAACCTCGTTGACGAGCTCATACGTCTCAGGAGAAATTGGAAGGGGACGATACTTTCGACGGAATATTATCTCAAGGAAATACCGAAATATTTCGCGACTGGCGGCATACCGGGATGCACGGCGGGGATCAGCCACATACAGGTGACGCCCTCTGGGCATCTCAAGCGCTGCTCCGAAATGCCGGTCACGGCGCATTATTCCGAATACACTCCCAAGCTCTACGACAAGACGGGCTGCACCGCGTGCTGGTACGCCTGCCGCGGCGAGACGCAGACCCCCGCCAACATCAAACGCGCGCTCGAGTACATGGGCGTGTGGGTTTAA
- a CDS encoding YIP1 family protein, with protein sequence MASLIDRMIRASKLDVSVYEEVEADKGAMGQAAAVVVLSSVAAGIGSLGVFGIEGLIFTTIGALIGWLIWAFLTFIIGTKLLPEPETKTDMGEMLRTIGFSSSPGVLRILGIIPVAGPIISFVVGIWMLVAMIIAVRQALDYKSTWRAVGVAIIGFIIYFVIMYFILTIIGVNPAGEPTA encoded by the coding sequence ATGGCTAGCTTAATCGATCGGATGATCAGGGCTTCAAAGCTCGACGTGAGCGTCTATGAGGAAGTCGAGGCCGACAAGGGGGCAATGGGACAGGCGGCTGCGGTTGTGGTGCTTTCGAGCGTCGCGGCGGGCATCGGCTCATTAGGCGTGTTCGGCATAGAGGGGTTGATATTCACTACCATCGGCGCCCTCATCGGATGGCTCATATGGGCGTTTCTGACCTTCATCATAGGCACGAAGCTCCTGCCCGAGCCCGAGACCAAGACCGACATGGGCGAGATGCTCAGGACTATCGGATTTTCGAGCTCTCCCGGGGTGCTCCGCATCCTGGGTATTATTCCGGTGGCCGGCCCCATCATATCTTTCGTGGTGGGAATATGGATGCTCGTGGCAATGATCATCGCGGTGAGGCAGGCGCTCGACTACAAGAGCACGTGGCGAGCGGTAGGCGTGGCTATTATCGGCTTCATCATATATTTCGTGATCATGTATTTCATTCTTACGATTATCGGCGTGAATCCGGCGGGGGAGCCGACCGCCTGA
- a CDS encoding GNAT family N-acetyltransferase, with protein sequence MNRERRPDGLLYKIATLESEFEQIHRLNYETFVEEIPQHGKNASRRLVDKFHDENTYIICLDGDELAGMLAVRDKRPFSLDRKLPGLDSYLPQSRSLCELRLLSVKKERRYRKVLLGLFVSLAAYCEEKKYDLALISANIAQEKLYTNLGFVPFGPEVGTEGARYQPMYLTPESYYRMKGRTKLLSRMDESRPSSILPLNLLPGPVDVCAGAERAMSEAPVSHRADELTDDLLLVKRMLSGITGAKHAAVLMGSGTLANDALAAQLSLEEGKGLVLSNGEFGERLIDHARRWGLSFNALENGWGECFDREEIEETLALHTDTSWLWAVHSETSTGVLNDARMLGEICAARGVALCLDCISSLGTVPIDLSGVDMATGVSGKGLRSYPGLSFVFYNRAVASRPGRLPRYLDLGLYAESVGTPFTLSSNLLRALKASLGNFSAQERYARILSLSGWLRGRLSDAGLDIVAGKGHESPAIVTIRLPERVSSVALGNKLERSGYYLNWRSDYLLDRNWIQIALMGECSEDSLSPLVDLLRREMMSRRRA encoded by the coding sequence ATGAACCGCGAAAGAAGACCGGACGGACTCCTCTACAAGATAGCGACGCTCGAAAGCGAGTTCGAGCAGATTCACAGGCTCAACTACGAGACGTTCGTCGAAGAGATACCCCAGCACGGTAAGAACGCATCGAGAAGGCTCGTAGATAAATTCCACGACGAGAATACCTACATCATATGCCTCGACGGGGACGAGCTCGCCGGCATGCTTGCCGTCAGGGACAAGCGGCCCTTCTCTCTCGACCGGAAGCTCCCCGGCCTCGATTCATACCTCCCACAATCGCGTTCATTATGCGAGCTCAGGCTCCTCTCCGTGAAGAAAGAGCGCCGCTACAGGAAAGTGCTGCTCGGCCTGTTCGTGAGCCTCGCCGCCTACTGCGAGGAGAAAAAATACGACCTCGCCCTGATATCCGCCAATATTGCGCAGGAGAAGCTCTACACGAACCTCGGGTTCGTGCCTTTCGGCCCCGAAGTCGGCACGGAAGGGGCGAGGTATCAGCCCATGTACCTCACTCCCGAATCCTATTACAGGATGAAGGGGCGGACGAAGCTCCTCTCCAGGATGGATGAATCCAGGCCGTCCTCGATACTCCCCCTTAACCTTCTGCCGGGGCCCGTCGACGTTTGCGCCGGGGCCGAAAGGGCTATGTCCGAAGCACCCGTTTCTCACAGGGCGGATGAGCTTACGGATGACCTGCTCCTTGTGAAGCGCATGCTTTCGGGCATCACGGGAGCCAAACACGCGGCTGTGCTGATGGGATCGGGCACTCTCGCCAACGACGCCCTGGCCGCCCAGCTTTCTCTTGAGGAAGGGAAGGGCCTCGTCCTCTCGAACGGGGAGTTCGGGGAGCGCCTCATAGACCATGCCCGGAGGTGGGGGCTTTCCTTCAATGCCCTGGAAAATGGATGGGGCGAGTGCTTCGACAGGGAAGAGATCGAAGAAACACTCGCCCTGCATACCGATACGTCATGGCTCTGGGCCGTGCATTCGGAGACTTCGACGGGGGTATTGAACGACGCTCGGATGCTCGGGGAGATATGTGCGGCCAGGGGAGTTGCCCTATGCCTCGACTGCATAAGCTCGCTCGGGACGGTGCCTATCGACCTCTCCGGCGTCGATATGGCGACGGGCGTGAGCGGCAAGGGGCTCAGGTCCTATCCGGGGCTCTCGTTCGTTTTCTATAATCGCGCGGTCGCGTCCCGGCCGGGCAGGCTGCCCCGCTATCTCGACCTCGGATTATACGCGGAGTCTGTGGGGACGCCGTTTACGCTCTCGTCTAACCTGCTGCGCGCGTTAAAGGCTTCGCTCGGCAATTTCTCCGCACAGGAAAGGTACGCCCGCATCCTCTCGCTCTCCGGCTGGCTGAGGGGCAGGCTTTCGGACGCCGGGCTCGATATCGTCGCCGGGAAGGGTCACGAGTCGCCCGCCATAGTTACTATCAGGCTCCCGGAGAGGGTCAGCTCCGTGGCGCTCGGGAACAAGCTCGAACGCTCCGGCTATTATCTCAACTGGAGGAGCGACTACCTCCTCGACAGGAACTGGATACAGATCGCCCTCATGGGCGAATGCAGCGAGGACAGCCTGTCTCCACTGGTAGATCTGCTTCGCCGGGAAATGATGTCCCGCCGACGTGCATAA
- the cimA gene encoding citramalate synthase, with translation MSRDSVKVYDVTLRDGTQGESISFSIHDKLRIAQKLDELGVHYIEGGWPGSNERDEGFFEEAKKLRLRKSKVAAFGSTRRAGKTCDEDGSVQALLKAETPAVTIVGKSWDFHVKEALRIPLKENLEIIHDSVTYLKKYVDEVFFDAEHFFDGYKHNPKYTIEAIKAAHDAGADVLVLCDTNGGTLPWEIEEIVRDVNLKLDNPHLGIHTHNDGEVGVANTLYAVREGVRQVQGTMNGYGERCGNANLCSIVPNLKLKLGIDCIDEEHLKRLYDVSHFIHELTNLPPLKHRPFVGESAFAHKGGLHVSAVMKKSETYEHINPDVVGNHRRVLISDLSGRSNILYKAKELGIELDPQDKRVNAILNELKKLENEGYEFEGADASFELLVRKALGEYRKAFELKSVRTITEKRSEDEESITEATLIVQVDGVTEHTVAMGNGPVHALDQGLRKALEKFYPSLKEVTLKDYRVRVLAREHGTDAVVRVLIESGDGESDWSTVGVSHNIVEASWKALVDSIDYKILKDEAKRMAKARG, from the coding sequence ATGAGCCGGGATTCGGTAAAAGTCTACGACGTAACGCTCCGGGACGGGACACAGGGGGAGAGCATATCCTTCTCCATCCACGACAAGCTGAGGATCGCCCAGAAGCTGGACGAGCTCGGCGTACACTACATCGAGGGCGGATGGCCGGGCTCGAACGAAAGGGACGAGGGGTTCTTCGAGGAAGCGAAGAAGCTGAGGTTGAGAAAATCGAAGGTCGCGGCGTTCGGCAGCACGAGGCGCGCCGGAAAAACGTGCGACGAGGACGGGAGCGTACAGGCGCTGCTCAAGGCCGAGACCCCCGCCGTAACTATCGTCGGCAAGAGCTGGGACTTCCACGTGAAGGAAGCGCTCAGGATACCGCTCAAGGAAAACCTAGAAATAATCCACGACTCCGTCACGTACCTGAAAAAATACGTGGACGAAGTATTCTTCGACGCAGAGCACTTCTTCGACGGATACAAGCACAACCCGAAGTACACGATCGAAGCGATAAAGGCCGCTCACGACGCGGGGGCGGACGTGCTCGTGCTCTGCGACACGAACGGCGGCACGCTCCCCTGGGAGATCGAGGAGATAGTCAGGGACGTGAACCTAAAGCTCGACAACCCGCACTTGGGAATTCACACGCACAACGACGGAGAAGTGGGCGTCGCGAACACCCTTTACGCGGTCAGGGAAGGCGTGAGGCAGGTGCAGGGGACGATGAACGGCTACGGCGAGAGGTGCGGTAACGCGAACCTCTGCTCGATCGTGCCCAATCTTAAATTGAAGCTCGGCATAGACTGCATAGACGAAGAACATCTGAAGAGGCTCTACGACGTATCGCACTTCATACACGAGCTCACGAATTTGCCCCCGCTCAAGCACAGGCCATTCGTAGGGGAGAGCGCGTTCGCGCACAAGGGCGGGCTCCACGTGAGCGCGGTGATGAAGAAATCCGAGACCTACGAGCACATAAACCCGGACGTCGTGGGCAACCACAGGCGGGTGCTCATATCCGACCTCTCGGGACGGAGCAACATACTCTACAAGGCGAAAGAGCTCGGCATCGAGCTCGACCCGCAGGACAAGCGCGTGAACGCCATCCTTAACGAGCTCAAGAAGCTCGAGAACGAGGGGTACGAGTTCGAAGGGGCCGACGCGTCGTTCGAGCTCCTCGTCAGGAAAGCGCTCGGGGAATACAGAAAGGCGTTCGAGCTAAAGAGCGTGCGAACCATAACCGAGAAGAGGAGCGAGGACGAGGAGTCCATCACGGAGGCGACGCTGATAGTCCAGGTGGACGGCGTCACCGAGCACACGGTCGCCATGGGGAACGGCCCCGTTCATGCGCTCGACCAGGGCTTGAGGAAGGCGCTCGAGAAGTTCTACCCGTCGCTTAAGGAAGTCACGCTCAAGGACTACAGGGTGAGGGTGCTTGCGAGAGAGCACGGAACGGACGCCGTGGTCAGGGTGCTCATAGAATCCGGCGACGGGGAGAGCGACTGGAGCACCGTCGGGGTTTCCCACAACATAGTCGAGGCGAGCTGGAAAGCGCTTGTAGACAGCATCGACTACAAGATACTCAAGGACGAAGCCAAGCGCATGGCGAAAGCGCGGGGGTAA
- a CDS encoding aspartate kinase: protein MALIVQKYGGTSVSSLDKIKWVAGHVIRTKEKGNGVLVVVSAMAGETDRLVKLSLQIMDPPDERELDVVTSSGEQVSSGLLAMSIKALGHDALSLQGHQVRIVTDNAYSKAKIVRIDAERIKEALGKGKIVVVAGFQGVDEEGNVTTLGRGGSDLTAVALAAALGADSCELYKDDVDGIYTSDPGIVPTARKLSQISYEEMLELASLGSKVLQARAVEFAMKFGVTLHVRPTAKPDTEGTWVLEEEKMTHMENILISGVSSDKNQAKITITQVPDSPGIAAKIFTPLSESGIIVDMIVQNVSIEGHTDMTFTVPRTDFKKSIILTEKVAKKLGARDIISDDRIAKVSLVGVGMKTHSGVASRMFSALAKEGINILMISTSEIKISCVVEEKYTELAVRALHDAFELGESK, encoded by the coding sequence ATGGCTCTCATCGTTCAGAAGTACGGCGGTACAAGCGTTTCCAGCCTCGACAAGATAAAGTGGGTGGCGGGGCACGTAATAAGAACGAAGGAAAAGGGGAACGGCGTCCTGGTCGTAGTCTCGGCGATGGCGGGCGAGACGGACAGGCTCGTAAAATTATCGCTCCAGATAATGGACCCTCCCGACGAGAGGGAGCTCGACGTCGTGACCTCGAGCGGGGAGCAGGTCTCTTCGGGCCTGCTGGCGATGTCGATAAAAGCCCTCGGGCATGATGCTCTGTCGCTCCAGGGTCATCAGGTAAGGATTGTTACGGACAACGCGTATTCGAAGGCGAAGATCGTGAGGATAGACGCCGAGAGGATAAAAGAAGCGCTCGGAAAGGGGAAGATAGTCGTCGTGGCCGGGTTCCAGGGGGTCGACGAGGAAGGGAACGTCACCACGTTAGGCAGGGGCGGCTCGGACTTGACTGCCGTAGCGCTCGCGGCGGCGTTAGGCGCCGACTCTTGCGAGCTATATAAAGACGACGTGGACGGCATATACACTTCCGACCCCGGCATAGTGCCGACGGCGAGGAAGCTGAGCCAGATATCGTACGAGGAGATGCTCGAGTTGGCGAGCCTCGGCTCGAAGGTGCTCCAGGCGAGGGCGGTGGAGTTCGCGATGAAGTTCGGCGTCACGCTCCACGTCCGTCCCACGGCGAAGCCCGACACGGAAGGAACATGGGTATTAGAGGAGGAAAAAATGACTCACATGGAAAATATTCTCATATCGGGCGTTTCGTCCGACAAGAACCAGGCGAAGATCACGATCACGCAGGTGCCAGACAGCCCCGGGATCGCGGCAAAGATATTCACGCCCTTGAGCGAGAGCGGGATAATTGTGGACATGATAGTCCAGAACGTGAGCATAGAAGGGCACACCGACATGACGTTCACGGTGCCGAGGACAGATTTTAAAAAATCGATTATACTAACTGAGAAGGTGGCGAAGAAGTTAGGCGCCAGGGACATCATCTCGGACGACAGGATAGCGAAGGTCTCGCTCGTCGGCGTCGGGATGAAGACACACTCGGGCGTGGCGAGCCGCATGTTTTCGGCGCTCGCGAAAGAGGGCATAAATATTTTGATGATAAGCACGTCCGAGATAAAGATCTCGTGTGTCGTCGAGGAGAAATACACGGAGCTCGCGGTGAGGGCGCTCCACGACGCGTTCGAGCTGGGGGAATCGAAATGA
- a CDS encoding thiol-disulfide oxidoreductase DCC family protein: protein MSGNDSGHPLVIFDGVCNYCCGVVNFIIERDPRGVFRFAPFQSGAAKRILERYNYPTDSLDSFVLIEDGKLYTKSEAGLRVQKLLGGIHRLLYAFIIVPAPIRDAVYDYIARHRYEWYGKKDECMIPTPEIKDRFLE from the coding sequence ATGAGCGGCAATGATTCCGGCCATCCTCTTGTAATCTTCGACGGGGTATGCAACTACTGCTGCGGCGTGGTCAATTTCATCATAGAGAGGGACCCGCGCGGGGTGTTCAGGTTCGCGCCCTTCCAGTCCGGCGCCGCGAAAAGAATCCTGGAGAGATACAACTACCCAACCGACAGCCTCGATTCCTTCGTATTGATAGAGGACGGGAAGCTCTATACCAAATCCGAAGCGGGGCTCAGGGTGCAGAAACTGCTCGGCGGTATCCACAGGCTCCTCTACGCGTTCATCATAGTGCCCGCCCCCATAAGGGACGCCGTCTACGACTACATAGCCCGGCACAGATATGAATGGTACGGCAAGAAAGATGAGTGCATGATACCCACGCCCGAAATTAAGGACAGGTTCCTCGAATGA
- a CDS encoding YIP1 family protein, which translates to MFIKRVIRALRLDPELYEEVEADKGSMWQAMLVVVVVSIAAGIGSIGILGIEGIIVGTVLDLIGWFLWALLTYVIGTKLLPEPGTKSDLGELLRVIGFARSPGIFLILMLITVLTKFIVLVITVWMFAAMVIGVRQALDYKSTWRAVGVCVLGAVIYFIINVAVNTLLVNRGGA; encoded by the coding sequence GTGTTTATTAAAAGAGTCATAAGGGCGCTCAGGCTCGACCCGGAGCTGTATGAAGAGGTCGAGGCCGATAAGGGCTCGATGTGGCAGGCGATGCTTGTGGTCGTAGTGGTAAGCATCGCGGCGGGTATAGGCTCGATCGGGATTCTGGGCATAGAGGGGATTATCGTCGGGACGGTGCTGGACCTGATCGGGTGGTTTCTCTGGGCTCTGCTGACTTATGTAATAGGCACGAAGCTCCTGCCCGAGCCGGGGACCAAATCCGATCTCGGGGAATTGCTCAGGGTAATAGGGTTCGCCAGGTCGCCCGGGATCTTTCTTATTCTCATGCTGATAACGGTGCTGACCAAGTTTATCGTTCTCGTTATAACGGTCTGGATGTTCGCGGCGATGGTAATCGGAGTGAGACAGGCGCTCGACTACAAGAGCACATGGCGCGCCGTGGGCGTATGCGTATTGGGAGCAGTAATTTATTTTATTATTAACGTCGCTGTAAATACGCTCCTGGTGAACCGGGGCGGCGCATAA
- a CDS encoding YIP1 family protein: MFIKRVIRALTLDPELYEEVEHDKSAMWQAVVVVFLASLSRGVYSYQTGDYKGLILGTITSFVLWILLAFLIYIIGTKLFPESETRSDQWEVMRVLGFASAPGIFRVFAVVHHLTAAVLLVVWVWTLVAMIIGVRQALDFKNTWNAIWVCVVGLITYWLVYIIFYFAYGLPKPIWS; encoded by the coding sequence GTGTTTATCAAGAGAGTCATAAGGGCGCTCACGCTCGACCCCGAGCTCTACGAGGAGGTCGAGCACGACAAGAGCGCCATGTGGCAGGCGGTGGTCGTGGTCTTCCTCGCGAGCCTCTCGAGGGGCGTCTACAGCTACCAGACGGGCGACTATAAAGGCCTCATACTGGGCACAATCACGAGCTTCGTCCTCTGGATACTGCTCGCCTTCCTCATATACATAATCGGCACGAAGCTCTTCCCCGAATCCGAGACCAGGAGCGACCAGTGGGAGGTCATGCGCGTGCTCGGGTTCGCTAGCGCTCCGGGTATCTTCAGGGTCTTCGCGGTCGTGCACCACCTTACAGCCGCCGTCCTGCTCGTCGTGTGGGTGTGGACTCTCGTCGCGATGATAATCGGCGTGAGGCAGGCGCTCGACTTCAAGAACACGTGGAACGCGATCTGGGTCTGCGTCGTCGGGCTCATCACGTACTGGCTCGTGTATATAATATTCTACTTCGCCTACGGCTTGCCCAAGCCCATATGGTCGTGA
- a CDS encoding NAD(P)H-hydrate dehydratase produces the protein MKIATREIVRDIDAKSIEKHGIPGLVLMENAGRMAADVVLEEFPQADSAAVFAGGGNNGGDGFVIARHLAGQGVKVTTYLAASPAKYKGDALANLKALKKSGGEIVELGGSFRKYKQAGLIVDALFGTGLDREVEGFSKKIIDFMNAQPVPRLAVDLPSGIDANTGFPLGAAVRADVTVTFVVPKIGISIYPGLEYAGRIYVADITTPKSLEEDIPYELLTHSSVQGILKPRRPDSHKGTYGHLFILAGSPGKTGAATLASLGALRAGTGLVTVGIPASLNDIMEVKTTEAMTEPLPETDLRTLGMMSVKRAKEIIANKKTALAIGPGISTTEETHGFLYEMIRSSEIPAVIDADALTLIAEEPGILLRAKAPLVLTPHPGEMSRLTGIPTDDIERDRIGVSLEFARKYKVILVLKGARSLVTTPGGRVYVNTSGNPGMASGGMGDVLTGIIGGFLAQRIPPEDAARLGVFVHGLAGDAAALERGQAGIIAGDLADVLPRTLAGLPGSDEEPFFRIR, from the coding sequence ATGAAAATAGCGACTCGCGAGATCGTAAGGGACATCGACGCCAAATCGATAGAGAAGCACGGCATACCGGGCCTGGTGCTCATGGAAAACGCCGGGCGCATGGCGGCCGACGTCGTCCTTGAAGAGTTCCCCCAGGCGGACAGCGCAGCCGTCTTCGCGGGCGGCGGGAACAACGGTGGGGACGGTTTCGTCATCGCACGCCACCTCGCGGGCCAGGGCGTGAAGGTGACGACTTATCTCGCCGCGAGCCCGGCGAAATACAAAGGCGACGCGCTCGCCAACCTGAAAGCGCTAAAGAAATCGGGCGGCGAGATAGTCGAGTTAGGCGGGAGCTTCAGGAAATACAAACAAGCCGGCCTCATCGTAGACGCCCTTTTCGGCACGGGGCTCGACAGGGAAGTCGAGGGGTTCAGCAAAAAGATAATAGACTTCATGAACGCTCAGCCAGTCCCGCGTCTGGCAGTAGATCTGCCCTCGGGTATCGACGCCAACACCGGCTTTCCGCTCGGGGCCGCAGTCAGGGCGGACGTGACTGTGACCTTCGTCGTCCCCAAGATCGGCATCTCCATATACCCCGGACTCGAATACGCGGGCAGGATATACGTAGCCGACATCACGACGCCGAAATCGCTCGAAGAAGACATACCGTACGAGCTGCTTACCCATTCGTCAGTGCAGGGAATACTCAAGCCCAGGCGTCCAGACTCGCACAAAGGAACCTACGGCCATCTTTTCATCCTAGCGGGTTCCCCCGGGAAGACAGGGGCGGCGACGCTCGCGTCATTGGGCGCGTTAAGAGCGGGAACGGGGCTCGTAACTGTCGGCATACCCGCGAGCCTGAACGACATAATGGAAGTGAAGACGACGGAGGCGATGACGGAGCCTCTCCCCGAAACGGACCTCCGCACGCTGGGCATGATGTCAGTGAAGCGGGCGAAAGAAATTATCGCCAACAAAAAAACTGCGCTCGCAATCGGGCCCGGCATTTCCACGACGGAAGAAACGCACGGGTTCCTCTACGAGATGATAAGGTCGTCCGAGATACCGGCGGTGATTGACGCCGACGCCCTCACACTCATAGCCGAGGAGCCCGGGATACTCCTGAGAGCAAAAGCGCCCCTTGTGCTCACACCCCATCCGGGCGAGATGTCGAGGCTCACGGGAATCCCGACAGATGACATAGAGCGCGACAGGATAGGCGTCTCACTCGAGTTCGCGAGGAAATACAAAGTCATTCTAGTGCTCAAGGGAGCGAGGTCTCTCGTCACGACACCCGGAGGGCGTGTATACGTGAACACGTCTGGCAATCCCGGCATGGCTTCGGGGGGCATGGGGGACGTGCTTACGGGCATAATAGGCGGGTTCCTCGCGCAGCGTATCCCGCCCGAAGACGCGGCAAGATTAGGCGTATTCGTGCACGGTCTCGCAGGCGACGCGGCTGCCCTGGAGAGGGGACAGGCGGGAATAATAGCGGGCGACCTCGCGGACGTCCTCCCACGGACGCTCGCCGGTCTTCCCGGTTCGGACGAGGAGCCTTTCTTCCGAATCCGCTGA
- the tsaE gene encoding tRNA (adenosine(37)-N6)-threonylcarbamoyltransferase complex ATPase subunit type 1 TsaE, translated as MEIQVTDAEETIKLGEIIGKTLTPGSIIALRGDLGAGKTVLVKGIAKGLGLEDEPVSPTFVIMNAYEGRLPLYHFDLYRISGADELMGIGADEFLFGEGVSAVEWAERVEEILPEYTIYIDIRIPEPDNGPENIREIKIEGKKEWLSSFRSTAVQAFPASTR; from the coding sequence ATGGAAATACAGGTGACGGACGCTGAGGAGACAATAAAACTGGGCGAGATTATTGGCAAAACGCTCACGCCCGGTAGTATTATTGCCCTCAGGGGGGATCTCGGCGCGGGCAAGACCGTCCTCGTAAAGGGCATAGCGAAGGGGCTTGGCCTCGAAGACGAGCCCGTGAGCCCCACTTTCGTGATAATGAACGCGTACGAAGGGAGGCTCCCGCTCTACCACTTCGACCTCTACAGGATCTCGGGCGCGGACGAGCTTATGGGGATAGGGGCTGACGAGTTCCTCTTCGGCGAAGGGGTTTCAGCGGTGGAATGGGCGGAGAGGGTCGAAGAAATATTGCCCGAATATACTATATATATCGATATACGGATTCCCGAGCCTGACAACGGCCCGGAGAACATAAGGGAAATTAAAATAGAAGGAAAAAAAGAATGGCTCTCATCGTTCAGAAGTACGGCGGTACAAGCGTTTCCAGCCTCGACAAGATAA